A single Megachile rotundata isolate GNS110a chromosome 9, iyMegRotu1, whole genome shotgun sequence DNA region contains:
- the LOC100882898 gene encoding cdc42 homolog: MQTIKCVVVGDGAVGKTCLLISYTTNKFPSEYVPTVFDNYAVTVMIGGEPYTLGLFDTAGQEDYDRLRPLSYPQTDVFLVCFSVVSPSSFENVKEKWVPEITHHCQKTPFLLVGTQIDLRDDAATIEKLAKNKQKPISAEQGEKLAKELKAVKYVECSALTQKGLKNVFDEAILAALEPPEPVRRRRCIVL; encoded by the exons ATGCAAACGATCAAGTGTGTCGTAGTTGGAGACGGAGCAGTAGGTAAAACTTGTCTACTGATTTCGTACACCACCAACAAGTTTCCTTCGGAATATGTTCCAACTGTATTTGATAACTACGCGGTCACTGTCATGATCGGCGGTGAACCATATACTTTGGGATTATTTGACACAGCTG GCCAGGAAGATTATGATCGATTACGTCCCTTAAGTTATCCCCAAACAGATGTGTTTCTTGTCTGCTTCTCTGTTGTGTCACCATCGTCCTTTGAAAATGTTAAGGAGAAG TGGGTTCCAGAAATAACTCATCATTGTCAAAAAACCCCATTCTTGTTAGTCGGAACCCAAATAGATTTACGAGACGATGCCGCGACAATCGAGAAGCTCGCGAAAAATAAACAAAAGCCTATATCGGCTGAGCAAGGTGAAAAACTAGCCAAAGAGCTTAAGGCGGTAAAATATGTCGAATGCAGTGCTCTTACACAG AAAGGTTTAAAAAACGTGTTCGACGAAGCGATTTTAGCAGCTTTAGAGCCTCCAGAGCCAGTCAGAAGAAGACGATGTATCGTTTTGTAG